A portion of the Pseudomonas sp. PSE14 genome contains these proteins:
- a CDS encoding DUF1043 family protein, whose protein sequence is MEQSLTTWLLPLLALIVGGAIGFLIARLLPNAAPNKLQRQVDDMQDRFDSYQREVVTHFNTSASLMKKLTQSYQDVQDHLSEGAERLALDEQTKQRLLAALHADEYPERRERLTPPANNEAPRDYAPKPSEGPGTLDETYGLKGKY, encoded by the coding sequence GTGGAACAGTCCCTCACCACCTGGTTGCTGCCGCTACTCGCTCTGATCGTCGGGGGCGCTATCGGCTTCCTGATCGCCCGCCTGCTCCCCAACGCCGCGCCGAACAAGCTGCAGCGTCAGGTGGATGACATGCAGGATCGCTTCGATAGTTACCAGCGCGAAGTGGTGACCCACTTCAACACCTCCGCCAGCCTGATGAAGAAGCTCACCCAGAGCTATCAGGACGTTCAGGATCACCTGTCCGAGGGCGCCGAGCGCCTGGCCCTGGACGAGCAGACCAAACAGCGCCTGCTGGCCGCCCTGCACGCCGACGAATACCCCGAGCGCCGCGAGCGCCTGACTCCGCCGGCAAACAACGAAGCGCCGCGCGACTATGCGCCCAAGCCCAGCGAAGGGCCGGGTACGCTGGATGAGACGTATGGGCTGAAAGGCAAATACTGA
- a CDS encoding tryptophan--tRNA ligase has translation MTTRILTGITTTGTPHLGNYAGAIRPAIVASRDPQADSFYFLADYHALIKCDDPARIQRSRLEIAATWLACGLDAEKATFYRQSDIPEIPELTWLLTCVSAKGLLNRAHAYKASVDKNVEAGEDPDAGVTMGLYSYPVLMAADILMFNAHKVPVGRDQIQHVEMARDIGQRFNHLFGNGKELFTLPEVVIEEDVATLPGLDGRKMSKSYDNTIPLFGTAKQLKDAVARIVTDSRAPGEPKDPDSSHLFTLYQAFSTHEQQAAFRADLLGGLAWGEAKQRLFELLDNELGEARERYHALITRPADLEDILLAGAAKARRIATPFLGELREAVGLRSFREQVQVATEGKKKAAKAARFVSFREDDGFRFRLLDAAGEQLLLSIAFADGKAAGQVTKRLQSEELDLRAELNAFSVRLDGEAVAYSPEFSTDAERDAAMQRLREALAPQE, from the coding sequence ATGACGACCCGTATCCTGACCGGCATCACCACCACCGGTACTCCGCACCTGGGCAACTACGCTGGCGCCATTCGCCCGGCCATCGTTGCCAGCCGCGATCCGCAGGCAGATTCCTTCTACTTCCTGGCCGACTACCACGCGCTGATCAAGTGCGATGACCCGGCGCGCATCCAGCGTTCGCGCCTGGAGATCGCCGCCACCTGGCTGGCCTGCGGCCTGGATGCTGAAAAGGCGACTTTCTATCGCCAGTCCGACATTCCCGAAATCCCGGAACTGACCTGGCTGCTCACCTGTGTCAGCGCCAAGGGCCTGCTCAACCGCGCCCACGCCTACAAGGCTTCGGTGGACAAGAACGTCGAGGCCGGCGAAGACCCGGACGCCGGCGTCACCATGGGTCTGTACAGCTACCCGGTGCTGATGGCCGCGGACATCCTGATGTTCAACGCCCACAAGGTGCCGGTCGGCCGCGACCAGATCCAACACGTGGAAATGGCCCGCGACATCGGCCAGCGCTTCAACCACCTGTTCGGCAACGGCAAGGAACTGTTCACCCTGCCGGAAGTGGTGATCGAGGAAGACGTGGCGACCCTGCCGGGTCTGGACGGTCGCAAGATGTCCAAGAGCTACGACAACACGATCCCGCTGTTCGGCACCGCCAAGCAGCTCAAGGACGCCGTGGCGCGCATCGTCACCGACTCCCGCGCGCCGGGCGAGCCGAAGGACCCGGACAGCTCCCACCTGTTCACTCTCTACCAGGCGTTCTCCACCCATGAGCAACAGGCCGCGTTCCGCGCCGACCTGCTCGGTGGCCTGGCCTGGGGCGAAGCCAAGCAGCGGCTGTTCGAGCTGCTGGACAATGAGCTGGGCGAGGCTCGCGAGCGTTACCACGCACTGATCACCCGCCCGGCCGACCTGGAAGATATCCTTCTGGCCGGCGCCGCCAAGGCCCGCCGTATCGCCACGCCGTTCCTCGGCGAACTGCGCGAGGCGGTCGGCCTGCGTTCGTTCCGCGAGCAAGTGCAGGTGGCCACCGAAGGCAAGAAGAAGGCTGCCAAGGCCGCGCGCTTCGTCAGCTTCCGCGAGGACGACGGCTTCCGCTTCCGCCTGCTGGACGCTGCCGGCGAGCAACTGCTGCTCTCCATCGCCTTCGCCGACGGCAAGGCTGCGGGCCAGGTGACCAAGCGCCTGCAGTCCGAGGAGCTGGACCTGCGCGCCGAGCTGAATGCCTTCAGCGTGCGCCTGGATGGTGAAGCCGTGGCCTACAGCCCGGAATTCTCCACCGACGCGGAGCGCGATGCTGCCATGCAGCGTCTGCGCGAGGCTCTCGCTCCCCAGGAGTGA
- a CDS encoding alpha/beta hydrolase, translated as MTTREIPLFLDGPDGQLEALHLATPDAKGVALICHPHPLFAGTMQNKVVATLQRAARDAGYATLRFNFRGVGQSGGAYAEGRGEIDDALAAARWLVEQHPGLPLTLMGFSFGSCVAGNAAERLEEEGAALAQLFMLAPPVERFDVDLPERCPLTVIQPEADEVVTPERVYAWSAELTKPHELIRIPECSHFFHGKLIELKDLIQARLA; from the coding sequence TTGACCACCCGCGAAATCCCCCTGTTCCTCGACGGCCCAGACGGCCAGCTGGAAGCCCTGCACCTCGCCACACCCGACGCCAAGGGCGTCGCACTGATCTGCCATCCGCATCCGCTGTTCGCCGGCACCATGCAGAACAAGGTGGTCGCCACCCTGCAGCGCGCCGCACGGGATGCAGGATACGCCACCTTGCGTTTCAATTTTCGTGGTGTGGGGCAGAGCGGCGGCGCTTATGCCGAGGGGCGCGGCGAGATCGATGATGCGCTGGCTGCCGCGCGCTGGCTGGTCGAGCAACACCCGGGCCTGCCGCTGACGCTGATGGGCTTCTCCTTCGGCTCCTGCGTGGCCGGCAACGCCGCCGAGCGCCTGGAAGAGGAGGGTGCTGCGCTGGCGCAACTGTTCATGTTGGCCCCGCCGGTGGAACGCTTCGACGTCGACCTGCCCGAGCGCTGCCCGCTAACGGTGATTCAGCCGGAGGCAGATGAAGTGGTGACGCCCGAGCGCGTCTACGCCTGGAGCGCCGAGCTGACCAAGCCCCACGAACTGATCCGCATCCCCGAGTGCAGCCATTTCTTCCACGGCAAGCTGATCGAGCTCAAGGACCTGATTCAGGCCCGGCTCGCCTAG
- the petA gene encoding ubiquinol-cytochrome c reductase iron-sulfur subunit — MSNDGVNAGRRRFLVAATSVVGAAGAVGAAVPFVGSWFPSAKAKAAGAPVKVNVGKIEPGQQVIAEWRGKPVFLVHRTKEMLDALPTLEGQLADPESKASDQPAYVDPKVRSIKPELAVIVGICTHLGCSPTFRPEVAPADLGPDWKGGYFCPCHGSHYDLAGRVYKGQPAPMNLPIPPYSLDGDELTIGVDQEKA; from the coding sequence ATGAGTAATGACGGCGTGAATGCAGGCCGGCGTCGCTTCCTTGTCGCGGCCACCTCGGTGGTTGGCGCGGCGGGAGCGGTCGGAGCTGCGGTCCCGTTCGTGGGGTCATGGTTCCCCAGTGCCAAGGCGAAGGCCGCTGGCGCGCCGGTGAAGGTCAACGTAGGGAAGATCGAGCCGGGCCAGCAGGTTATCGCTGAGTGGCGGGGCAAGCCGGTGTTCCTGGTGCATCGCACCAAGGAAATGCTGGACGCGCTGCCGACCCTCGAAGGGCAACTGGCCGACCCCGAGTCGAAGGCTTCGGATCAACCGGCCTACGTCGATCCCAAAGTGCGTTCGATCAAGCCGGAACTGGCCGTGATCGTTGGTATCTGCACCCACCTGGGCTGCTCGCCGACCTTCCGCCCTGAAGTCGCTCCCGCGGACCTCGGTCCGGATTGGAAGGGTGGCTACTTCTGCCCTTGCCACGGCTCCCATTACGACCTCGCCGGCCGCGTTTACAAGGGGCAACCCGCTCCGATGAACCTGCCGATTCCGCCTTATTCGCTTGATGGTGATGAATTGACCATCGGTGTGGACCAGGAGAAAGCCTGA
- a CDS encoding NADP(H)-dependent aldo-keto reductase, with amino-acid sequence MEYRPLGRTDLNVSALCLGTMTWGEQNTEGEAFAQIERAKAAGLNFIDTAEMYPVPPRAETYTRTEQIIGNWFRQRGDRADWVLASKVAGPGNSISHIRDGQLRHDRKNIVEALNGSLKRLQTDWIDLYQLHWPERSTNFFGQLGYQHKEENFTPLEDTLEVLDEQVRAGKIRHIGLSNETPWGTMRFLQIAQERGWPRAVSIQNPYNLLNRSFEVGLAEIAIREQCGLLAYSPMAFGMLSGKYFGGARPVNARITLFSRFTRYTNPQTASACDRYVSLAREHGLDPAQMALAFVTSRPFVTSNIIGATNLEQLEANLGSFELKLSDEVLAGIEAIHKDQPNPAP; translated from the coding sequence ATGGAGTACCGCCCGCTCGGCCGCACCGATCTCAACGTCAGCGCACTCTGCCTGGGGACCATGACCTGGGGCGAGCAGAATACCGAGGGCGAAGCCTTCGCCCAGATCGAGCGGGCCAAGGCCGCCGGTCTGAATTTCATCGATACCGCCGAGATGTACCCGGTGCCACCGCGCGCGGAAACCTACACCCGCACCGAGCAGATCATCGGCAACTGGTTCCGCCAGCGCGGGGATCGCGCCGACTGGGTGCTGGCCAGCAAGGTCGCCGGCCCCGGCAACTCCATCAGCCATATCCGCGACGGCCAGCTCAGGCACGATCGCAAGAATATCGTCGAAGCACTCAACGGCAGCCTCAAGCGCCTGCAGACCGACTGGATCGATCTTTACCAACTGCACTGGCCCGAGCGCAGCACCAACTTCTTCGGCCAACTGGGCTACCAGCACAAGGAAGAGAACTTCACCCCGCTGGAAGACACTCTGGAAGTGCTCGACGAGCAGGTTCGCGCCGGCAAGATCCGTCACATTGGCCTGTCCAACGAGACGCCCTGGGGCACCATGCGCTTCCTGCAGATCGCCCAGGAGCGCGGCTGGCCGCGCGCCGTGTCGATCCAGAATCCCTACAACCTGCTCAACCGCAGCTTCGAGGTAGGCCTGGCGGAAATAGCGATTCGCGAACAATGCGGTCTGCTGGCCTACTCGCCGATGGCCTTCGGCATGCTTTCAGGCAAATACTTCGGCGGTGCGCGCCCGGTCAATGCGCGCATCACCCTGTTCAGCCGCTTCACGCGCTACACCAATCCGCAGACCGCCAGTGCCTGCGACCGCTACGTGAGCCTGGCCCGCGAGCACGGCCTGGACCCGGCGCAGATGGCCCTGGCCTTCGTCACCAGCCGGCCGTTCGTGACCAGCAACATCATCGGCGCGACCAACCTCGAGCAACTGGAAGCCAACCTCGGCAGCTTCGAGTTGAAGCTCTCCGACGAGGTGCTGGCCGGCATCGAGGCGATCCACAAGGACCAGCCGAACCCGGCTCCCTGA
- a CDS encoding GlxA family transcriptional regulator: MASLRHGRQQGLGLHPSFETRIISPDGKPVISFSGDTLPVQGPLDEPELVILPAFWGDFDELLKHYPEVLPWLRERHAAGSVLCGEVSGVFWLAEAGLLDGKEATTYWRFFREFAERYPKVLLNQEKHIADADNIYSAGGLTSVRDLYIYLIEHFCGAAVAQGVARDILYEVQRSYTPGRLGFGGQKLHHDPTILQIQHWLEEHFSDKFRFEDVAREHGMSIRNFMRRFQAATGDKPLHYLQRLRIETARNLLSTTRKSIKTISYEVGYDDASFFARLFRQHTGLSPNHYRRQYEQKEG, from the coding sequence ATGGCCAGCCTGCGCCACGGCCGCCAGCAAGGGCTCGGCCTGCACCCGAGTTTCGAGACCCGCATCATCAGCCCGGACGGCAAACCGGTGATCAGCTTCAGCGGTGACACCCTGCCGGTGCAGGGCCCGCTGGACGAGCCGGAACTGGTGATCCTGCCCGCCTTCTGGGGTGACTTCGATGAACTCCTGAAGCATTACCCTGAGGTACTGCCCTGGCTGCGCGAGCGCCACGCGGCCGGCAGCGTGCTCTGTGGCGAGGTGTCCGGCGTGTTCTGGCTGGCCGAGGCCGGCCTGCTCGACGGCAAGGAAGCCACCACCTACTGGCGCTTCTTCCGCGAATTCGCCGAGCGCTACCCCAAGGTGCTGCTCAATCAGGAAAAGCACATCGCCGACGCCGACAACATCTACAGCGCCGGCGGCCTGACCTCGGTCCGCGACCTGTACATCTACCTGATCGAGCACTTCTGCGGCGCCGCCGTGGCCCAGGGCGTGGCCCGCGACATCCTCTACGAGGTGCAGCGCAGCTACACCCCCGGCCGCCTCGGCTTCGGCGGACAGAAGCTGCACCACGACCCGACGATCCTGCAGATCCAGCACTGGCTGGAAGAGCACTTCTCGGACAAGTTCCGCTTCGAGGATGTGGCCCGTGAGCACGGCATGAGCATCCGCAACTTCATGCGGCGCTTCCAGGCCGCCACCGGCGACAAGCCGTTGCATTACCTGCAACGGCTGCGCATCGAGACGGCGCGCAACCTGCTGTCCACCACACGCAAGAGCATCAAGACCATCAGCTACGAAGTCGGCTACGACGACGCCAGCTTTTTCGCCCGCCTGTTCCGCCAGCACACCGGGCTTTCGCCGAATCATTACCGACGCCAGTACGAACAGAAGGAAGGCTGA
- the cysN gene encoding sulfate adenylyltransferase subunit CysN — MSHQSDLISEDILAYLAQHERKELLRFLTCGNVDDGKSTLIGRLLHDSKMIYEDHLEAITRDSKKVGTTGDDVDLALLVDGLQAEREQGITIDVAYRYFSTAKRKFIIADTPGHEQYTRNMATGASTCDLAIILIDARYGVQTQTRRHSFIASLLGIKHIVVAVNKMDLKGFDQGVFEQIKADYLQFADKINLKTNSLHFVPMSALKGDNVVNKSERSPWYTGQSLMEILESVEIAGDRNLDDMRFPVQYVNRPNLNFRGFAGTLASGIVRKGDEVVALPSGKGSKVKSIVTFEGELEQAGPGQAITLTLEDEIDVSRGDMLVHADNRPLVTDGFDAMLVWMAEEPMLPGKKYDIKRATSYVPGSIPSISHKVDVNTLEETAASELKLNEIARVKVSLDAPIALDGYGQNRTTGAFIVIDRLTNGTVGAGMIIAAPQAGHGTATHHGANAHVAREERAARFGQQPATVLFSGLSGAGKSTLAYAVERKLFDMGRAVYVLDGQNLRHDLNKGLPQDRAGRNENWLRTAHVAKQFNEAGLISLCAFVAPSAEGREQAKSLIGAERFITVYVQASPQICRERDPQGLYAAGQDNIPGESFPYDVPLDADLVIDTQTQSVEEGVKAVLDLLRQRGAI; from the coding sequence ATGTCGCATCAATCCGATCTGATCAGCGAGGATATCCTCGCCTACCTGGCCCAGCACGAGCGCAAGGAACTGCTGCGCTTCCTCACCTGCGGTAACGTCGACGACGGCAAGAGCACCCTGATCGGGCGCCTGCTGCATGACTCCAAGATGATCTACGAGGACCACCTCGAGGCCATTACCCGCGACTCGAAGAAAGTCGGTACCACCGGCGATGACGTCGACCTGGCGTTGCTGGTGGACGGTCTGCAGGCCGAGCGCGAGCAGGGCATCACCATTGACGTGGCGTATCGCTACTTCAGCACCGCCAAGCGCAAGTTCATCATCGCCGACACCCCCGGCCATGAGCAGTACACCCGCAACATGGCCACCGGCGCGTCCACCTGCGACCTGGCCATCATCCTGATCGACGCCCGCTACGGCGTGCAGACACAGACCCGTCGGCACAGCTTCATCGCCTCGCTGCTGGGCATCAAGCACATCGTCGTCGCCGTCAACAAGATGGACCTGAAAGGCTTCGACCAGGGCGTATTCGAGCAGATCAAGGCCGACTACCTGCAGTTTGCCGACAAGATCAACCTCAAGACCAATTCCCTGCACTTCGTGCCGATGTCGGCGCTGAAGGGCGACAACGTGGTCAACAAGTCCGAGCGCTCGCCGTGGTATACCGGCCAGTCGCTGATGGAGATCCTCGAGTCCGTCGAGATCGCCGGTGACCGCAACCTCGACGACATGCGCTTCCCGGTGCAATACGTCAACCGTCCGAACCTGAACTTCCGTGGCTTTGCCGGCACCCTCGCCAGTGGCATCGTGCGCAAGGGTGACGAAGTCGTGGCCCTGCCGTCGGGCAAGGGCAGCAAGGTCAAATCCATCGTCACCTTCGAGGGCGAGCTGGAGCAGGCGGGCCCCGGCCAAGCCATTACCCTGACCCTGGAAGACGAGATCGACGTCTCCCGCGGCGACATGCTGGTGCATGCCGACAACCGTCCGCTGGTGACCGACGGCTTCGACGCCATGCTGGTGTGGATGGCCGAAGAGCCGATGCTGCCGGGCAAGAAATACGACATCAAGCGCGCCACCAGCTACGTGCCGGGCTCCATCCCGAGTATCAGCCACAAGGTGGACGTGAATACCCTGGAAGAGACCGCCGCCAGCGAACTCAAACTCAACGAGATCGCCCGCGTGAAGGTCAGTCTGGATGCGCCGATCGCGCTGGACGGCTACGGCCAGAACCGCACCACCGGTGCCTTCATCGTCATCGACCGCCTGACCAACGGCACCGTTGGCGCCGGTATGATCATCGCCGCCCCGCAAGCGGGCCACGGGACTGCCACCCACCACGGTGCGAACGCCCATGTAGCTCGCGAAGAGCGCGCTGCACGCTTCGGCCAGCAGCCGGCCACCGTGCTGTTCAGCGGCCTCTCCGGCGCTGGCAAGAGCACCCTGGCCTACGCCGTCGAGCGCAAGCTGTTCGACATGGGCCGTGCGGTCTATGTGCTGGACGGCCAGAACCTGCGCCACGACCTGAACAAGGGCCTGCCGCAGGATCGCGCCGGTCGCAACGAAAACTGGCTGCGCACAGCCCATGTGGCCAAGCAGTTCAACGAAGCCGGTCTCATCAGCCTGTGCGCCTTCGTTGCCCCGAGTGCTGAAGGGCGTGAACAGGCCAAGTCGCTGATCGGTGCCGAGCGCTTCATCACCGTCTACGTCCAGGCTTCTCCGCAGATCTGCCGTGAGCGTGATCCGCAGGGCTTGTACGCCGCGGGCCAGGACAACATCCCGGGTGAGTCCTTCCCCTACGACGTGCCGCTGGATGCCGATCTGGTGATCGACACCCAGACTCAGTCGGTGGAAGAGGGCGTCAAGGCGGTCCTCGACCTGCTCCGCCAGCGCGGCGCGATCTGA
- the rpsI gene encoding 30S ribosomal protein S9, whose translation MSATQNYGTGRRKTATARVFLRPGTGKISINNRTIEQFFGRETARMVVRQPLELTENTEKFDIYVTVVGGGVSGQAGAIRHGITRALIEYDETLRSPLRKAGYVTRDAREVERKKVGLRKARKRPQYSKR comes from the coding sequence ATGTCGGCGACTCAAAATTACGGCACTGGCCGTCGTAAGACCGCTACCGCTCGCGTCTTCCTGCGTCCGGGCACTGGCAAGATCTCCATCAACAACCGCACTATCGAGCAGTTCTTCGGTCGTGAGACCGCTCGCATGGTTGTCCGTCAGCCGCTCGAGCTGACCGAGAACACCGAGAAGTTCGATATCTACGTTACCGTCGTTGGCGGTGGCGTGAGCGGTCAAGCTGGTGCGATCCGTCACGGTATCACCCGCGCTCTGATCGAATACGACGAGACCCTGCGCAGCCCGCTGCGTAAGGCCGGCTACGTAACTCGCGATGCTCGCGAAGTTGAACGTAAGAAAGTCGGTCTGCGTAAAGCGCGTAAGCGTCCGCAGTACTCCAAGCGTTAA
- the zapE gene encoding cell division protein ZapE, producing the protein MTPLQRYQEDLKRPDFFHDAAQANAVKHLQRLYDDLVAAEKGKSGLFGRLLGKKSQEPVKGLYFWGGVGRGKTYLVDTFYEALPFKQKMRTHFHRFMKRVHEEMKTLKGEKNPLTIIGKRFADEARVICFDEFFVSDITDAMILATLLEELFKNGVSLVATSNIVPDGLYKDGLQRARFLPAIALVKQYTEVVNVDSGVDYRLRALEQAELYHWPLSEQAEQAMTRDFKALTPECAAATRDDVLTIENREIRARITCDDVAWFEFRELCDGPRSQNDYIELAKIFHAILISNVEQMNVAKDDMARRFINLVDEFYDRNVKLILSAEVELKDLYAGGRLEFEFQRTLSRLLEMQSHEYLSRPHRP; encoded by the coding sequence ATGACGCCTCTTCAGCGCTACCAGGAAGACCTGAAACGCCCCGATTTCTTCCACGACGCGGCGCAAGCCAATGCCGTGAAGCACCTGCAACGCCTCTATGACGACCTGGTTGCCGCTGAGAAAGGCAAGTCCGGTCTGTTCGGCAGGCTGCTGGGCAAGAAGTCCCAGGAGCCGGTGAAGGGCCTGTATTTCTGGGGTGGCGTCGGCCGTGGCAAGACCTACCTGGTGGATACCTTCTACGAAGCGCTGCCGTTCAAGCAGAAGATGCGCACGCACTTCCACCGCTTCATGAAGCGCGTCCACGAGGAAATGAAGACCCTCAAGGGCGAGAAGAACCCGCTGACCATCATCGGCAAGCGTTTTGCCGACGAGGCCCGGGTGATCTGCTTCGACGAATTCTTCGTCTCCGACATCACCGACGCGATGATCCTCGCGACCCTGCTGGAAGAGCTGTTCAAGAACGGCGTCAGCCTGGTGGCGACCTCCAACATCGTGCCGGACGGCCTCTACAAGGACGGCCTGCAGCGCGCCCGCTTCCTGCCGGCCATCGCCCTGGTCAAGCAATACACCGAAGTGGTCAACGTCGACAGCGGCGTGGACTACCGCCTGCGCGCCCTGGAACAGGCCGAGCTGTACCACTGGCCGCTTTCCGAGCAGGCCGAACAGGCCATGACCCGCGATTTCAAGGCCCTGACCCCCGAGTGCGCCGCCGCGACCCGCGACGACGTACTGACCATCGAGAACCGCGAAATCCGCGCGCGCATCACCTGCGATGACGTGGCCTGGTTCGAATTCCGCGAGCTGTGCGACGGCCCGCGCAGCCAGAACGACTACATCGAGCTGGCGAAGATCTTCCACGCGATCCTGATTTCCAACGTCGAGCAGATGAACGTGGCCAAGGACGACATGGCCCGCCGCTTCATCAACCTGGTGGACGAGTTCTACGACCGCAACGTCAAGCTGATCCTCTCCGCCGAAGTGGAGCTCAAGGATTTGTACGCCGGCGGCCGACTGGAGTTCGAATTCCAGCGTACGCTGAGCCGCCTGCTGGAAATGCAGTCCCACGAATACCTGAGCCGCCCGCACCGTCCCTGA
- a CDS encoding acyl-CoA dehydrogenase family protein translates to MHRMIPRTLFSSDHELFRDSVRKFLEQEAVPFHAQWEKDGHVDRQLWNKAGEAGMLCSHLPEAYGGMAADFLYSAVVIEEIGRLGLTGIGFSLHSDIVAPYILHYGSEELKQRYLPKLISGEMVSAIAMTEPGAGSDLQGVKTTAVLDGDEYVINGSKTFITNGWLADLVIVVAKTDPKAGAKGTSLFLVEAGTPGFSKGKRLEKVGMKAQDTSELFFLDVRIPKENLLGKEGQGFIYLMQELPQERLTVALGALASAEAALKWTLEYTRERKAFGKSIADFQNTRFKLAEMATEIQVGRVFVDRCLEQHLEGKLDVPTAAMAKYWTTDLQCKVLDECVQLHGGYGFMWEYPIARAWADARVQRIYAGTNEIMKEIIARSL, encoded by the coding sequence GTGCACCGCATGATTCCAAGAACCCTGTTCAGTTCCGACCACGAGCTGTTCCGCGACAGCGTCCGCAAGTTCCTCGAACAGGAGGCGGTGCCTTTCCATGCCCAATGGGAAAAAGACGGTCACGTCGATCGCCAGCTGTGGAACAAGGCCGGCGAGGCAGGGATGCTCTGCTCGCACCTGCCAGAGGCCTACGGCGGCATGGCGGCGGACTTCCTCTACAGCGCCGTGGTGATCGAGGAGATCGGCCGCCTGGGGCTTACGGGTATCGGTTTCTCGCTGCATTCGGACATCGTCGCGCCCTACATCCTTCACTACGGCAGCGAAGAGCTTAAGCAGCGTTACCTGCCCAAGCTGATCTCCGGCGAGATGGTCTCGGCCATCGCCATGACCGAGCCGGGGGCCGGCTCCGACCTGCAGGGGGTGAAGACCACTGCCGTGCTGGATGGCGACGAGTACGTGATCAACGGCTCGAAGACCTTCATCACCAACGGCTGGCTGGCCGACCTGGTGATCGTGGTCGCCAAGACCGACCCCAAGGCCGGCGCCAAGGGCACCAGCCTGTTCCTGGTGGAGGCGGGCACGCCGGGCTTCTCCAAGGGCAAGCGCCTGGAGAAAGTCGGAATGAAGGCGCAGGACACTTCCGAGCTGTTCTTCCTGGACGTCCGCATTCCCAAGGAGAACCTGCTGGGCAAGGAAGGGCAGGGTTTCATCTACCTGATGCAGGAACTGCCGCAGGAGCGCCTGACGGTGGCCCTGGGCGCGCTGGCCTCCGCCGAAGCGGCGCTGAAGTGGACGCTGGAGTACACCCGCGAGCGCAAGGCGTTCGGAAAGTCCATCGCCGATTTCCAGAACACTCGATTCAAGCTGGCGGAAATGGCCACCGAGATTCAGGTCGGTCGGGTCTTCGTCGACCGCTGCCTGGAGCAGCATCTGGAAGGCAAGCTGGACGTACCTACCGCGGCGATGGCCAAGTACTGGACCACCGACCTGCAGTGCAAGGTGCTCGACGAGTGCGTGCAGCTGCACGGCGGCTACGGCTTCATGTGGGAATACCCGATCGCCCGCGCCTGGGCGGATGCGCGTGTACAGCGCATCTATGCCGGTACCAACGAGATCATGAAGGAAATCATCGCCCGCTCGCTGTAA
- the rplM gene encoding 50S ribosomal protein L13: protein MKTYTAKPETVKRDWFVVDAAGLTLGRLATEIATRLRGKHKPEYTPHVDTGDYIVVINAEQVRVTGAKATDKMYYHHSGFPGGIKSINFEKLIAKAPERVIETAVKGMLPKNPLGRDMYRKLKVYKGANHPHTAQQPQELKI from the coding sequence ATGAAAACTTATACCGCGAAACCAGAAACTGTTAAGCGCGACTGGTTCGTCGTCGACGCTGCTGGCCTGACCCTGGGTCGTCTGGCTACCGAGATTGCTACCCGCCTGCGCGGCAAGCACAAGCCGGAATACACCCCGCACGTTGACACCGGCGACTACATCGTCGTCATCAACGCCGAGCAGGTTCGTGTCACTGGCGCCAAAGCTACCGACAAGATGTACTACCATCACTCGGGCTTCCCGGGCGGTATCAAGTCGATCAACTTCGAGAAGCTGATCGCCAAGGCTCCTGAGCGTGTTATCGAGACTGCCGTCAAAGGCATGCTGCCGAAGAACCCGCTGGGCCGCGACATGTACCGCAAGCTGAAAGTGTACAAGGGTGCCAACCACCCGCACACCGCTCAGCAGCCTCAAGAACTGAAGATTTAA